In the Streptomyces sp. 840.1 genome, one interval contains:
- a CDS encoding glycosyltransferase has translation MPDADQLPYADRRGPFRDRRLLVVSTNYAPELTGIGPYAAQLAEHWAASGAETHVLTGMPHYPSWRTESAYRGVWRTEEQRSGVTVHRRRHYVPPRQSALRRAAFEATVLAHGLVSPPPVRADAVISQMPSLAGGVLGARLARRHRVPYIPVVQDLMGAAAAQSGIRGGDRAAAVASRAERYALRAASLVGVIHESFVPRVTAYGVDPGRIRLVPNWTHVKPPSAERAVTRARLGWPGGTPVVLHSGNMGLKQGLEVLVDAARLAPGIRIVLMGDGNQREALLARAAGLPNVEFLPAAGADDFTDVLAAADVLAVTQRASVLDMSVPSKLTSYFVSGRPVVASVADEGGTAQEVQRSGAGLLVAPEDPAAVLAAVRKLVEQPAAADELGAHGPRYVAQHLGREAGLARFDALLTEVLQDAQGRPRR, from the coding sequence ATGCCAGACGCAGATCAGCTGCCGTACGCAGACCGGCGCGGGCCGTTCCGTGACCGCCGTCTGCTGGTCGTCTCGACCAACTACGCGCCCGAACTCACCGGAATCGGCCCGTACGCCGCGCAGCTCGCGGAACACTGGGCCGCGTCCGGCGCCGAGACCCACGTGCTGACCGGCATGCCGCACTATCCGTCCTGGCGCACCGAGTCGGCGTACCGGGGGGTGTGGCGGACCGAGGAGCAGCGCTCGGGGGTGACGGTCCACCGGCGAAGACACTATGTGCCGCCCCGTCAGAGCGCCCTGCGCAGAGCGGCGTTCGAGGCAACCGTCCTCGCCCATGGCCTGGTCTCCCCGCCCCCGGTGCGGGCGGACGCGGTGATCTCCCAGATGCCGAGCCTCGCCGGCGGCGTCCTGGGTGCGCGGCTGGCCCGCCGCCACCGCGTCCCGTACATACCCGTCGTGCAGGACCTGATGGGCGCCGCCGCCGCGCAGAGCGGCATCCGGGGCGGCGACCGGGCGGCGGCGGTGGCATCCCGGGCCGAGCGGTACGCACTGCGCGCCGCCTCCCTCGTCGGCGTCATCCACGAGAGCTTCGTCCCCCGGGTGACCGCCTACGGCGTCGACCCCGGACGCATCCGGCTGGTCCCCAACTGGACCCACGTGAAGCCCCCTTCGGCCGAACGCGCCGTGACCAGGGCGCGGCTGGGCTGGCCCGGGGGCACCCCGGTGGTCCTGCACTCCGGGAACATGGGGCTCAAGCAGGGCCTGGAGGTCCTCGTCGACGCGGCCAGGCTCGCCCCCGGGATACGCATCGTGCTGATGGGCGACGGCAACCAGCGCGAGGCCCTGCTGGCCCGCGCGGCCGGGCTGCCCAACGTCGAGTTCCTGCCGGCGGCGGGGGCGGACGATTTCACCGACGTCCTGGCCGCCGCCGACGTCCTCGCCGTGACCCAGCGGGCCTCCGTGCTCGACATGAGCGTGCCCTCCAAGCTGACCTCGTACTTCGTCTCGGGCCGCCCGGTCGTCGCCTCGGTGGCGGACGAGGGGGGCACCGCCCAGGAGGTGCAGCGCTCCGGCGCCGGGCTGCTCGTCGCACCTGAGGATCCGGCCGCGGTACTGGCGGCCGTACGCAAGCTCGTCGAGCAGCCGGCCGCCGCCGACGAACTCGGCGCCCACGGACCCCGGTACGTGGCACAGCACCTCGGCCGGGAAGCCGGCCTCGCCCGCTTCGACGCACTGCTCACCGAGGTTCTTCAGGACGCCCAAGGGAGACCACGCCGATGA
- a CDS encoding CDP-alcohol phosphatidyltransferase family protein translates to MESTGTVLRELRGAQKTAKGVSLYSRYVNRPAGRIFAAAAFRLGMTPNQVTLVSAAFTFASIAALALARPTWGLAVLVWLGLVVGFALDSADGQLARLTGRGGPDGEWLDHVVDCAKMILVHTAVLISFQRSFALPADGWLLLPLGFLFVAVLTFCAGLLREQLGKAAAAGRPEPDGGGPPQAVSRLRAVALLPADYGVFCLVFLLLGDETAFRIGYAALAAVHALFLVAFLAKWFRELKALRAH, encoded by the coding sequence ATGGAAAGCACGGGAACGGTGCTGCGTGAACTGCGCGGGGCGCAGAAGACGGCCAAGGGGGTGTCGCTCTACTCGCGGTACGTGAACCGGCCGGCCGGCCGGATCTTCGCCGCAGCCGCCTTCCGGCTGGGTATGACACCCAATCAAGTCACCCTGGTGAGCGCTGCGTTCACCTTCGCGTCCATCGCCGCCCTGGCTCTGGCCAGGCCCACCTGGGGGCTGGCGGTCCTGGTCTGGCTCGGGCTCGTCGTGGGCTTCGCGCTGGACTCGGCCGACGGGCAGCTCGCCCGGCTCACCGGGCGGGGCGGCCCCGACGGCGAATGGCTCGACCACGTCGTCGACTGCGCCAAGATGATCCTCGTCCACACCGCCGTACTGATCTCGTTCCAGCGCTCTTTCGCGCTGCCGGCCGACGGCTGGCTGCTCCTGCCGCTCGGCTTCCTGTTCGTGGCGGTGCTGACCTTCTGCGCGGGGCTGCTGCGGGAACAGCTCGGCAAGGCGGCCGCCGCCGGCCGTCCGGAGCCGGACGGCGGCGGGCCCCCGCAGGCGGTCTCCCGGCTGCGGGCCGTGGCGCTGCTGCCGGCCGACTACGGGGTGTTCTGCCTGGTGTTCCTGCTGCTCGGCGACGAGACGGCGTTCCGGATCGGCTATGCCGCGCTCGCCGCCGTGCACGCGCTGTTCCTGGTGGCGTTCCTGGCCAAGTGGTTCAGGGAGCTGAAAGCGCTCCGGGCGCACTGA
- a CDS encoding ribonuclease H: MNERMIAACDGASKGNPGPAAWAYVVADAEGRPFRWEAGPLGTATNNVAELTALRELLESVDPGVALEVRMDSQYAMNAVTKWLRGWKRNGWKTSAGKPVANRELVVRIDALLTGRSVDFVYVPAHQVDGDPLNALADQACSEAAVAQRAAGTSQGSADLPVPVAARASEGRRTGGAAKSTAKSTGGTARSGATIRARYAGRCHCGKPYAAKDTIAKNDQGWGHPECRTASV; encoded by the coding sequence ATGAACGAGCGCATGATCGCCGCGTGTGACGGGGCATCGAAGGGTAATCCGGGGCCTGCGGCCTGGGCGTATGTGGTGGCCGACGCGGAGGGCAGGCCCTTCAGGTGGGAGGCGGGGCCCCTGGGTACCGCCACCAACAACGTCGCCGAGCTCACCGCGCTGCGGGAACTGCTGGAGTCCGTCGACCCGGGGGTGGCCCTCGAGGTCCGGATGGATTCGCAGTACGCGATGAACGCCGTCACCAAGTGGCTGCGCGGCTGGAAGCGCAACGGCTGGAAGACCTCGGCGGGCAAGCCCGTGGCCAACCGGGAGCTGGTGGTCCGCATCGACGCCCTGCTGACCGGCCGGTCGGTGGACTTCGTCTACGTGCCCGCCCACCAGGTGGACGGCGACCCGCTGAACGCCCTCGCCGACCAGGCGTGCAGCGAGGCGGCCGTGGCGCAGCGCGCGGCAGGCACCTCGCAGGGCTCGGCCGACCTGCCGGTGCCCGTGGCCGCCCGCGCCTCCGAAGGACGCCGGACCGGCGGTGCGGCGAAGAGCACGGCGAAGAGCACGGGTGGCACGGCCCGCAGCGGCGCGACCATCCGCGCCAGGTACGCGGGCCGGTGCCACTGCGGCAAGCCCTACGCGGCCAAGGACACGATCGCGAAGAACGACCAGGGCTGGGGCCACCCGGAGTGCCGCACCGCATCCGTCTGA
- a CDS encoding adenylyltransferase/cytidyltransferase family protein, translated as MVHRVGYAPGVYDLFHVGHLNILRHARSQCDYLVAGVVSDEMAALAKGRGPVIPLPERLEIVRSVRYVDAAFVETVPDKVETWQQVRFDVIFKGDDWRGTEKGKRLERDFAEVGVEVVYFPYTVHTSSTQLRRALDSLVSAPGALSAP; from the coding sequence ATGGTGCACAGGGTCGGCTACGCGCCGGGTGTCTACGACCTGTTCCACGTGGGTCACCTCAACATCCTGCGGCATGCCCGCAGCCAGTGCGACTACCTGGTCGCGGGGGTCGTCTCGGACGAGATGGCCGCGCTCGCGAAGGGCCGCGGACCGGTCATTCCGCTGCCGGAACGGCTGGAGATCGTACGGAGCGTCCGGTACGTGGACGCCGCCTTCGTCGAGACCGTCCCCGACAAGGTGGAGACCTGGCAGCAGGTCAGGTTCGACGTCATCTTCAAGGGGGACGACTGGCGGGGCACGGAGAAGGGCAAGCGGCTCGAACGCGACTTCGCGGAGGTCGGCGTGGAGGTCGTCTACTTCCCGTACACCGTGCACACGTCCAGCACTCAGCTGCGCCGGGCGCTGGACTCGCTGGTCAGTGCGCCCGGAGCGCTTTCAGCTCCCTGA
- a CDS encoding DUF6381 family protein, with amino-acid sequence MSVAGESGRADQMREKARHMAEAAERTKDPEQRRRLQEKAQKLQERSDQQAERGGSDLPV; translated from the coding sequence ATGAGCGTTGCAGGAGAATCCGGCCGAGCCGACCAGATGCGCGAGAAGGCCAGGCACATGGCCGAGGCCGCGGAGCGCACCAAGGACCCGGAGCAGCGCCGCCGGCTGCAGGAGAAGGCCCAGAAGCTCCAGGAGCGGAGCGACCAGCAGGCCGAGCGGGGCGGCAGCGACCTCCCCGTGTAG
- a CDS encoding lipopolysaccharide biosynthesis protein has protein sequence MTQPIRALEDQDEPALLRDQFRQLLRYRALLACGVVLGLLGGGWLALSGEDTYSSTGEVSVRSAASDPFAAGASADKGINIGSERQTAVSDAVGTVAIGSLAKHGDRVEVGKLLTGLQVTNPPNTLVLRFSYTARDPEQARARAQALAEAYLEIRRERTENSIDNMVDGYRAQLKPLTEQRDRLAEQETGTVGSDVTSARANIIVAISELSQKISELRALDTTPGYLNKKPVAPEQPTGAGLPLLLGLGGVVGLALGLLLSWVRLVFDPAVRSTRELVRSLGAPLLGTLPRERAAAGRLLAIGRGGSRLAEEYRAVAFRLAYDPSFAERRRLLVTAPRGDNAMAAAAAVNLAAAFAEMGRDVLLVEADLRTPSLARDLGAATRGGRPRWAAERDERGWPSDSRTNVDVPGSGAFTLIAGRRMDNVPRALTSAPVGRIVAEGGRPGAVVIVLAPPVLSFADAVALIDRVEGVVVVCDPREVHRSDLERIREIIGAAGGSVLGTLLHPGHGRAERRARRKAAERGARDAQAPGRGRDGQGGRAQPDGGPRTGGGRAADPAETLGLRTLDAGSTRPGGGNGQGGGSGHSSSAGHR, from the coding sequence ATGACCCAGCCGATCCGCGCCCTGGAGGACCAGGACGAACCCGCGCTGCTAAGGGACCAGTTCAGGCAGCTCCTGCGCTATCGCGCTCTGCTCGCATGCGGCGTGGTCCTCGGACTGCTCGGCGGCGGCTGGCTCGCCCTGAGCGGCGAGGACACCTACAGCTCCACCGGCGAGGTGTCGGTGCGCTCGGCCGCCTCGGACCCGTTCGCGGCGGGCGCCTCGGCCGACAAGGGCATCAACATCGGCTCCGAACGCCAGACCGCCGTCAGCGACGCCGTGGGGACCGTGGCGATCGGCTCGCTGGCCAAGCACGGCGACCGGGTGGAGGTCGGCAAGCTGCTGACCGGACTCCAGGTCACCAACCCGCCCAACACCCTGGTCCTCAGGTTCTCCTACACCGCCCGCGACCCCGAACAGGCCAGGGCGCGGGCCCAGGCGCTCGCCGAGGCCTACCTGGAGATCCGCAGGGAGCGCACCGAGAACAGCATCGACAACATGGTCGACGGCTACCGCGCCCAGCTGAAGCCGCTCACCGAACAGCGCGACCGGCTCGCCGAGCAGGAGACCGGCACCGTCGGCAGCGACGTCACCAGCGCCCGCGCCAACATCATCGTCGCCATCTCCGAACTCAGCCAGAAGATCTCGGAGTTGCGCGCCCTGGACACCACGCCCGGCTACCTGAACAAGAAGCCGGTCGCACCCGAGCAGCCCACCGGCGCCGGACTGCCCCTGCTCCTCGGACTCGGCGGCGTCGTCGGACTCGCACTCGGCCTGCTGCTCTCCTGGGTACGGCTCGTCTTCGACCCGGCGGTCCGCTCCACCAGGGAACTCGTCCGCTCGCTCGGCGCCCCGCTGCTCGGCACCCTGCCCAGGGAGCGCGCCGCCGCGGGCCGGCTGCTCGCCATCGGACGCGGCGGCAGCCGGCTGGCCGAGGAGTACCGGGCGGTGGCCTTCCGGCTCGCGTACGACCCCTCGTTCGCCGAGCGGCGTCGGCTCCTGGTCACCGCGCCCCGCGGGGACAACGCCATGGCCGCAGCCGCGGCGGTCAACCTGGCGGCCGCCTTCGCGGAGATGGGGCGCGACGTGCTGCTGGTCGAGGCCGATCTGCGCACTCCGTCACTGGCCAGGGACCTCGGCGCCGCGACCCGGGGCGGACGGCCCCGCTGGGCCGCCGAGCGCGACGAACGGGGCTGGCCGTCCGACAGCCGCACCAACGTGGACGTGCCCGGCTCGGGGGCCTTCACCCTGATCGCGGGCCGCCGGATGGACAACGTGCCCCGCGCCCTGACGTCCGCGCCCGTCGGCCGGATCGTCGCCGAGGGCGGCCGGCCGGGAGCCGTCGTGATCGTGCTCGCCCCGCCCGTCCTCTCGTTCGCCGACGCCGTCGCGCTCATCGACCGGGTGGAGGGCGTCGTGGTGGTCTGCGACCCGCGCGAGGTGCACCGCAGCGACCTGGAACGGATCCGCGAGATCATCGGCGCCGCGGGCGGCTCCGTGCTCGGCACCCTGCTGCATCCCGGACACGGGCGGGCCGAGCGCCGGGCCCGCCGGAAGGCGGCCGAGCGCGGCGCCCGCGACGCGCAGGCACCGGGAAGGGGCCGCGACGGGCAGGGCGGCCGCGCACAGCCGGACGGAGGTCCCCGGACCGGCGGTGGCCGCGCCGCAGACCCCGCCGAGACGCTCGGCCTGCGCACCCTGGACGCCGGCAGCACCAGGCCCGGCGGCGGCAACGGCCAGGGCGGCGGCAGCGGCCACAGCAGCTCCGCAGGACACAGATGA
- a CDS encoding SDR family NAD(P)-dependent oxidoreductase, translated as MSRHPVTVVTGGSRGIGAAVCVRLAADGHDIALGYRSDAAAAEAVAESVRATGRRCVTVRMDTTDEPGVDQLFRAAADGLGPVTGLVNNAGVGGPTGPLADADAAGLRRALDVNVIGYLLCARRAVRDMSRTGGGAIVNMSSAAATLGGPGEYVHYAAAKAAVDTMTIGLSKEVAAAGIRVNAVSPGIIRTEFHEDPERPDKAAAGIPLGRPGQPEEVAGAVAWLLSDDASYATGAILRVAGGR; from the coding sequence ATGAGCCGTCATCCCGTCACCGTGGTCACCGGCGGCAGCCGCGGGATCGGCGCGGCCGTCTGCGTGCGTCTGGCGGCCGACGGCCACGACATCGCGCTGGGCTACCGCTCGGACGCTGCGGCCGCCGAGGCCGTGGCCGAATCCGTGCGGGCGACGGGCCGGCGCTGCGTCACGGTGCGCATGGACACGACCGACGAACCGGGTGTCGACCAGCTCTTCCGGGCGGCGGCCGACGGGCTCGGCCCCGTCACCGGGCTCGTCAACAACGCGGGCGTCGGCGGCCCGACGGGCCCGCTCGCGGACGCCGACGCGGCCGGGCTCCGGCGCGCCCTGGACGTCAACGTCATCGGGTACCTCCTGTGCGCGCGGCGGGCCGTGCGCGACATGAGCCGGACCGGTGGCGGGGCCATCGTGAACATGTCCTCGGCCGCCGCCACGCTCGGCGGCCCCGGCGAGTACGTCCACTACGCCGCCGCCAAGGCCGCGGTGGACACGATGACCATCGGCCTGTCCAAGGAGGTCGCCGCCGCCGGTATCCGGGTCAACGCGGTGTCGCCCGGCATCATCCGCACCGAGTTCCACGAGGACCCCGAGCGCCCGGACAAGGCCGCCGCCGGCATCCCGCTGGGCCGGCCCGGTCAGCCGGAAGAGGTCGCCGGAGCCGTCGCCTGGCTGCTCTCGGACGACGCCTCGTACGCCACCGGGGCGATCCTGCGGGTGGCGGGCGGACGCTGA